Genomic window (Candidatus Poribacteria bacterium):
AAAATCATTCCCACCGCCCAAAACCTTCACGAAGTCTCCGACGTATTGCGGATTCGTCACGATAAGGATATCGGTGATGCCTGCAGTTGTGAGCTGTTTGACACTATGAAACACCATCGGTTCGTTGCCTACAGGCAGAAGGTGTTTACTGGTAACTTTGGTGAGTGGATGCAAACGGGTGCCGAGTCCACCTGCGAGGATTACGCCTTTTAATGTTTCCTTGCGGTTAAACATCATAGGTTTGCGCTCCTGATTTCGCGGTGAGGGCTAAGGATTTGGACGTTTTTAATTCTTTGGACCCCGTCCGGGGAAGGTGAGTTCAGCAACACCCGACTTATCCAAGTCCCCCAATCCGTGTTCAATCATCCGATCATACTGTGCCTTCGTCGCCTGTGCAAGTGGGAGAGAAATACCAGTATCGTCTGCCAAGTCAAGGGCAATCCCTGAATCTTTGGAGGCATGGGCAGCTGAGAAATAACACTCATGATCGCGTGCTTCCATGTCTTCTCCGTCGGTTTCCAAGACGCGTGAGTTTGCGCCTGTCTGTGCGAAGACCTCCTGCAACATTGCCAAATCTAATCCAAGTGCGGCACCCAAGCCGAGCCCTTCAGCAAGACCGGCTGTATTGATATTCATTACCATATTGACGAGTGCTTTTACTTGTGCTGCTTGACCGGCTTCACCGATGTAGCGGAGCGAGATGCTCATTGAATCCAGAATAGCGCGTGCCCTGTCGAATGTTTCCTTTTTCCCGCCACACATGAGGTAGAGTGTGCCTTCTCGTGCTTGTGTGATACTACTTGCCATACACCCTTCAAGAGTCTCAGCACCATGCTTCGCCGCGAGGTGCTCAACATCCACGTGGACTTGGGGGCTAATTGTAGCACAGTTAATAAAGACTTTGCCGGATGCGCCCTGAAGGAGGTTGTCCTCTGCATCGTCCGAGAAAATTGTCCGCATCGCCGCGTCGTCAGTAACCACAGTGATGATATAGTCTGCGAGCGCCGTAACGTTCGCGAGTTCTCCTGCCGCTGTTGCCCCGATTTCTGCCGCGAGTTCTTGTGCGCGTTCGTTTGCAACGTCGTACACAGCAGTAACATCAAAGCCTTCGTCATTGAGATGTCGGGCGATGTTCGCCCCCATTCTGCCTACACCCACAACACCAATTTTGTAATCAGCCCTATTTTGTGACTGTGCCATGTTTGCCTCCTTGCTATTGTTAATTTTCACACTGCAAGCCTATTTGAGTAAGTTATTCAGCGATTGGAATACCAATCGTTTTATGCAAGCCCAATTTTTACATATCTACAGATGTTTGTCAAGTTTTTCCTGTTAGTGTTTGTCTGTTTCTATAGATGTGAGCTTCGGATTTCGCACAAATCTTGGAAAGAATCAAAACAATTGGAATTTAAAAAATGAAAAAAAGAATTGACATTTTTTTTAAATTTCGTATAATGTTCAGAACAACGAACGGGAGCCGGTTAAATCTGTTGTTCTGTCTGAAAATATACCGGCACATTTCTATTTTCCTAAGGAGGACTCACAATGAACCGTTTCACACACGGCTTCGGTCTCCGAATAGATCGGGCCTATCTTCTCATCTTTGCCCTCGTTTTTCTTGCAATGACGATTAGCGGGTGTACCGGCATGAGCAGCATTATTCCTCTTGGTGCCAAGCTTCAGAACGCCGACAGTGCGTTTGACGAGGCGGAAACCATAGAGGTGCGCGACGATGATCCAGCAAAGATGGAGGAAAATCGCAAAAGACAACA
Coding sequences:
- a CDS encoding NAD(P)-dependent oxidoreductase, producing the protein MAQSQNRADYKIGVVGVGRMGANIARHLNDEGFDVTAVYDVANERAQELAAEIGATAAGELANVTALADYIITVVTDDAAMRTIFSDDAEDNLLQGASGKVFINCATISPQVHVDVEHLAAKHGAETLEGCMASSITQAREGTLYLMCGGKKETFDRARAILDSMSISLRYIGEAGQAAQVKALVNMVMNINTAGLAEGLGLGAALGLDLAMLQEVFAQTGANSRVLETDGEDMEARDHECYFSAAHASKDSGIALDLADDTGISLPLAQATKAQYDRMIEHGLGDLDKSGVAELTFPGRGPKN